Proteins encoded by one window of Streptomyces clavuligerus:
- a CDS encoding urease subunit alpha, whose protein sequence is MSELDRAVYADLYGPTTGDLIRLADTDLFVEIEEDRAGGPGRAGDEAVFGGGKVIRESMGQARTTRAEGAPDTVITGAVILDHWGVVKADVGIRDGRITGIGKAGNPDTMDGVHPELVIGPETEIIAGQGRILTAGAVDAHVHFISPTLIGQALATGITTLVGGGTGPAEGTKATTVTPGPWHLARMFQALDTLPVNIGLLGKGNTMAADALRSQLRGGALGFKIHEDWGATPAVIDACLRVCEETGAQLAIHTDTLNEAGFVQDTLAAIAGRTIHAYHTEGAGGGHAPDIITVVGEPHVLPSSTNPTRPHTVNTVDEHLDMLMVCHHLNPAVPEDLAFAESRIRPGTIAAEDVLHDLGAISIISSDSQAMGRIGEVVLRTWQTAHVMKRRRGALPGDGRADNRRARRYVAKYTINPAVAQGLDREIGSVESGKLADLVLWEPAFFGVRPLLVIKGGQIVYAQMGDANASIPTPQPVLPRPMFGALGRAAAAGSLNFTAGAAIEDGLPERLGLDKPFVPIAGTRGLTKADMRENDALPRVEVDPDTFTVTIDGEPVDPAPAAELPLAQRYFLF, encoded by the coding sequence ATGTCTGAGCTGGACCGGGCCGTCTACGCCGACCTCTACGGCCCCACCACCGGCGATCTGATCCGGCTCGCCGACACGGATCTCTTCGTCGAGATCGAGGAGGACCGCGCGGGCGGCCCCGGGCGCGCGGGCGACGAGGCGGTCTTCGGCGGCGGGAAGGTGATCCGGGAGTCCATGGGACAGGCCCGGACGACCCGGGCCGAAGGCGCGCCGGACACCGTGATCACCGGTGCCGTGATCCTCGACCACTGGGGGGTCGTCAAGGCCGATGTCGGCATCCGCGACGGGCGGATCACCGGCATCGGCAAGGCGGGCAACCCCGACACCATGGACGGGGTCCACCCCGAGCTGGTGATCGGCCCCGAGACGGAGATCATCGCGGGCCAGGGCAGAATCCTCACCGCCGGGGCGGTCGACGCCCATGTCCACTTCATCTCGCCCACCCTGATCGGGCAGGCGCTCGCCACCGGGATCACCACCCTGGTCGGCGGGGGCACCGGGCCCGCCGAGGGCACCAAGGCGACCACCGTCACCCCGGGGCCCTGGCACCTCGCCCGGATGTTCCAGGCGCTGGACACGCTGCCCGTCAACATCGGACTGCTGGGCAAGGGCAACACCATGGCAGCGGACGCGCTCCGCTCCCAACTGCGCGGCGGGGCGCTCGGGTTCAAGATCCATGAGGACTGGGGGGCCACGCCCGCCGTCATCGACGCGTGTCTGCGCGTCTGCGAGGAGACCGGCGCCCAGCTCGCCATCCACACCGACACCCTGAACGAGGCGGGGTTCGTCCAGGACACCCTGGCGGCCATCGCCGGGCGCACCATCCACGCGTACCACACGGAGGGGGCGGGCGGCGGCCACGCGCCCGACATCATCACTGTGGTCGGTGAGCCCCATGTGCTGCCCAGCTCCACCAATCCGACCCGGCCGCACACCGTCAACACGGTCGACGAGCACCTCGACATGCTGATGGTGTGCCACCACCTCAACCCGGCCGTCCCCGAGGACCTGGCCTTCGCCGAGTCCAGGATTCGGCCCGGGACCATCGCCGCGGAGGACGTTTTGCACGACCTCGGCGCGATCTCGATCATCTCCTCCGACTCCCAGGCCATGGGCCGGATCGGGGAGGTGGTGCTGCGGACCTGGCAGACCGCGCATGTGATGAAGCGGCGCCGGGGCGCGCTGCCGGGGGACGGCCGCGCGGACAACCGGCGGGCGCGGCGCTATGTCGCCAAATACACCATCAACCCGGCGGTGGCGCAGGGGCTCGACCGGGAGATCGGCTCCGTCGAGAGCGGGAAACTCGCGGATCTCGTGCTCTGGGAGCCCGCGTTCTTCGGGGTGCGGCCACTGCTGGTGATCAAGGGCGGGCAGATCGTGTACGCGCAGATGGGCGACGCGAACGCCTCGATCCCCACCCCGCAGCCGGTGCTGCCCCGGCCGATGTTCGGCGCGCTGGGGCGCGCGGCGGCGGCCGGTTCCCTCAACTTCACGGCCGGGGCCGCGATCGAGGACGGGCTGCCCGAGCGGCTCGGCCTGGACAAGCCCTTCGTCCCCATCGCGGGGACACGCGGGCTGACCAAGGCGGACATGCGGGAGAACGACGCGCTGCCCCGGGTCGAGGTGGACCCCGACACCTTCACCGTGACCATCGACGGGGAACCGGTCGACCCCGCGCCCGCCGCGGAACTTCCGCTGGCCCAGCGGTACTTCCTCTTCTGA
- the bioB gene encoding biotin synthase BioB, whose product MDLLNTLVEKGLRRELPTREEALAVLATSDDELLDVVAAAGRVRRHWFGRRVKLNYLVNLKSGLCPEDCNYCSQRLGSTAEILKYTWLKPDEASKAAAAGVAGGAKRVCLVASGRGPTDRDVDRVSRTIEAIKEGNEGVEVCACLGLLSAGQAERLREAGADAYNHNLNTSEATYGAITTTHTYADRVDTVRQAQAAGLSACSGLIAGMGESDADLVDVVLSLRELDPDSVPVNFLIPFEGTPLAKEWNLTPQHCLRILAMTRFVCPDVEVRLSGGREVHLRTLQPLALHLVNSIFLGDYLTSEGQAGQADLDMIADAGFEVEGTETTTLPAHRRDTAGGGCGPVCGARDDEGTASHGTGGHPGGCSPCGGTGRDGGEEPRDGAEAARSAGAPGQDGGNHMPGARPGARTDLVTVRRRGAGTDLAPNA is encoded by the coding sequence ATGGACCTGCTGAACACGCTGGTGGAGAAGGGGCTGCGGCGGGAGCTGCCGACCCGTGAAGAGGCGCTCGCCGTGCTGGCGACCTCCGACGACGAACTGCTCGACGTGGTCGCGGCGGCGGGCAGGGTGCGCCGCCACTGGTTCGGACGGCGGGTGAAACTCAACTATCTCGTCAATCTCAAGTCCGGCCTGTGCCCCGAGGACTGCAACTACTGCTCCCAGCGGCTCGGGTCCACGGCGGAGATCCTGAAGTACACCTGGCTGAAGCCGGACGAGGCGTCGAAGGCGGCGGCGGCCGGGGTCGCGGGCGGCGCGAAGCGCGTCTGCCTCGTCGCCAGCGGACGCGGGCCCACCGACCGCGACGTCGACCGTGTCTCGCGGACCATCGAGGCCATCAAGGAGGGGAACGAGGGCGTCGAGGTCTGCGCCTGTCTCGGGCTGCTGTCGGCCGGTCAGGCCGAACGGCTGCGGGAGGCGGGGGCCGACGCGTACAACCACAATCTGAACACCTCCGAGGCCACCTACGGCGCCATCACCACCACCCACACCTACGCGGACCGGGTGGACACCGTGCGGCAGGCGCAGGCGGCGGGGCTCTCCGCCTGCTCCGGTCTGATCGCGGGCATGGGCGAGAGCGACGCCGACCTCGTCGACGTCGTCCTCTCGCTGCGCGAGCTGGACCCGGACTCGGTGCCGGTGAACTTCCTCATCCCGTTCGAGGGCACCCCGCTCGCCAAGGAGTGGAACCTGACGCCGCAGCACTGTCTGCGCATCCTCGCGATGACCCGGTTCGTCTGCCCGGACGTGGAGGTACGGCTGTCGGGCGGACGCGAGGTGCATCTGCGCACCCTCCAGCCGCTGGCGCTGCACCTGGTGAACTCGATCTTCCTGGGCGACTATCTGACCAGCGAGGGCCAGGCGGGTCAGGCCGATCTGGACATGATCGCCGACGCGGGCTTCGAGGTGGAGGGCACGGAGACCACCACGCTCCCGGCACACCGGAGGGACACGGCGGGCGGTGGCTGCGGCCCGGTCTGCGGCGCGCGGGACGACGAGGGCACGGCGTCCCACGGCACCGGCGGGCACCCGGGCGGGTGCTCCCCCTGCGGCGGCACCGGCCGGGACGGCGGGGAGGAGCCGCGGGACGGCGCGGAGGCCGCGCGGAGCGCCGGGGCGCCGGGGCAGGACGGCGGGAATCACATGCCGGGCGCGCGTCCGGGCGCGCGCACCGACCTGGTGACCGTGCGACGCCGGGGCGCGGGCACGGATCTGGCGCCCAATGCCTGA
- the ureG gene encoding urease accessory protein UreG produces the protein MHLDAAHHTHAPAVSADATRPDGTRRALRVGLGGPVGSGKTATVAALCRRLRDRLSLAVVTNDIYTREDAEFLLRAAVLPPERIRAVETGACPHTAIRDDISANLEAVEELEECVGPLDLILVESGGDNLTATFSRGLVDRQIFVIDVAGGDDIPRKGGPGVTTADLLVVNKTDLAPHVGSDLDRMARDARAQRGELPVAFTSLTSPGGIDPVVAWVDARLAEWTAGALRSV, from the coding sequence ATGCACCTCGACGCCGCGCACCACACCCACGCCCCGGCGGTCAGCGCCGACGCCACCCGTCCCGACGGCACCAGACGAGCCCTGCGTGTCGGGCTCGGCGGGCCCGTCGGGTCCGGGAAGACCGCGACCGTCGCCGCGCTCTGCCGGCGGCTGCGCGACCGGCTCTCGCTCGCCGTGGTCACCAATGACATCTACACCCGGGAGGACGCCGAGTTCCTGCTCCGCGCCGCCGTCCTGCCGCCCGAGCGCATCCGGGCCGTCGAGACGGGGGCCTGCCCCCACACGGCGATCCGGGACGACATCTCCGCCAACCTCGAAGCGGTCGAGGAACTGGAGGAGTGCGTCGGCCCGCTGGATCTGATCCTCGTCGAGTCCGGGGGCGACAACCTCACCGCGACGTTCTCCCGGGGGCTGGTGGACCGGCAGATCTTCGTCATCGACGTGGCGGGCGGGGACGACATCCCCCGCAAGGGCGGCCCCGGCGTCACCACCGCGGATCTGCTCGTCGTCAACAAGACCGACCTGGCCCCCCATGTCGGCTCCGACCTGGACCGGATGGCCCGCGACGCCCGGGCCCAGCGCGGCGAGCTGCCCGTCGCCTTCACCTCGTTGACCAGCCCCGGGGGCATCGATCCGGTGGTGGCCTGGGTGGACGCCCGGCTCGCCGAGTGGACCGCCGGAGCCCTGCGGTCCGTATGA
- a CDS encoding ATP-dependent Clp protease proteolytic subunit: MTNPAHSPAPPTLGRAPAAARHTLPEFHERTPYGPRTLDPYAKLLEGRIVFLGTPVDDIAVGDVIAQFLHLEYAQPDGEISLYINSPGGSLDAVLAIHDTVQLIRCTVETVCVGQAAGPAALLLAAGSPGRRLTLPGARIALSGPALEKTVGQPSDLELHAAELLRQRTQFTGLLARHTGRDERRVAADLERTTVLDAAGALEYGLVDQILSRRAATPAG; encoded by the coding sequence ATGACGAACCCCGCGCACTCCCCCGCCCCACCGACCCTCGGCCGCGCTCCGGCGGCGGCCCGCCACACCCTGCCCGAGTTCCACGAGCGGACCCCGTACGGGCCGCGCACCCTCGATCCGTACGCCAAGCTCCTGGAGGGGCGGATCGTCTTCCTCGGCACCCCCGTGGACGACATCGCCGTCGGCGATGTGATCGCGCAGTTCCTCCACCTGGAGTACGCGCAGCCGGACGGGGAGATCTCGCTCTACATCAACTCCCCCGGGGGGTCGCTCGACGCGGTGCTCGCGATCCACGACACCGTCCAGCTCATCCGCTGCACGGTGGAGACGGTGTGCGTCGGACAGGCCGCGGGCCCGGCCGCGCTGCTGCTCGCCGCCGGGAGCCCGGGCAGGCGGCTGACGCTGCCCGGGGCGCGGATCGCCCTGAGCGGGCCCGCCCTGGAGAAGACGGTGGGGCAGCCGTCCGATCTGGAGCTGCACGCGGCGGAACTGCTGCGACAGCGGACACAGTTCACCGGGCTGCTGGCCCGTCACACCGGCCGGGACGAGCGGCGCGTGGCGGCCGATCTGGAGCGGACGACCGTGCTCGACGCCGCCGGAGCCCTGGAGTACGGCCTGGTGGACCAGATCCTCAGCCGCCGCGCGGCGACCCCGGCGGGATGA
- a CDS encoding urease accessory protein UreD, with product MSADATAHSVAATARVVATREGTPVLRSGGPFALRRTRPRRPGAGSGRAHTRVTVVGAMSAPLGGDRLALEAEARAGARLDVDSAAATISLPGRDGAPAHYDLRLTVADGAELRWLPEQTVLARGSDLRARTLVHLAPGARLVLREELVLGRYGEESGTAVSRLTVHRAGRPLLDQELAVGPGAPPGWDGGAVLGGHRAAGQLLVVEPAPTARPPEPRLLGGTAVLTPLAGPAYLVTALARDARELRAILRDAEPAD from the coding sequence ATGAGCGCCGACGCCACCGCCCACTCCGTCGCCGCCACCGCACGCGTCGTCGCCACCCGGGAGGGCACCCCCGTACTGCGGAGCGGCGGCCCCTTCGCCCTGCGCCGCACCCGCCCCCGGCGGCCCGGGGCCGGGTCCGGCCGGGCGCACACCCGGGTCACCGTCGTCGGCGCCATGAGCGCGCCCCTCGGCGGCGACCGGCTCGCGCTGGAGGCGGAGGCCCGCGCCGGGGCCCGGCTCGACGTGGACTCCGCCGCCGCGACGATCTCCCTCCCGGGCCGGGACGGCGCCCCCGCCCACTACGACCTCCGGCTGACCGTCGCCGACGGCGCCGAACTGCGCTGGCTGCCCGAGCAGACCGTCCTGGCGCGCGGCAGCGACCTCCGCGCCCGCACCCTGGTCCACCTCGCCCCCGGCGCCCGGCTGGTCCTGCGCGAGGAGTTGGTGCTCGGCCGGTACGGGGAGGAGTCCGGCACCGCCGTCAGCAGGCTCACCGTGCACCGGGCGGGCCGTCCGCTGCTCGACCAGGAACTGGCCGTGGGCCCCGGGGCGCCGCCCGGCTGGGACGGCGGCGCGGTCCTCGGCGGCCACCGGGCCGCCGGTCAACTCCTCGTGGTCGAACCGGCGCCGACGGCCCGGCCCCCCGAACCCCGCCTCCTCGGCGGCACCGCCGTCCTCACCCCGCTCGCCGGACCGGCCTACCTGGTCACCGCCCTGGCCCGGGACGCACGGGAGCTGCGCGCGATCCTCCGGGACGCCGAACCCGCCGACTGA
- a CDS encoding urease subunit beta, with amino-acid sequence MIPGEFRFAAGPVPLNEGRDVVRLTVVNTADRPVQVGSHYHFAETNPGLSFDRAAAHGRRLHIAAGTAVRFEPGIPVDVELVPIGGARVVPGLRGGTAGPLDGPRPPGERRTAGPDGADVCGDGHV; translated from the coding sequence ATGATCCCCGGGGAGTTCCGCTTCGCCGCCGGGCCCGTCCCCCTCAACGAGGGCCGCGACGTCGTCCGTCTCACCGTCGTCAACACCGCCGACCGGCCCGTCCAGGTCGGCTCCCACTACCACTTCGCCGAGACCAACCCCGGTCTCTCCTTCGACCGCGCCGCCGCGCACGGACGGCGGCTGCACATCGCGGCGGGCACCGCCGTCCGCTTCGAACCCGGAATCCCGGTGGACGTGGAGCTGGTGCCGATCGGCGGCGCCCGGGTCGTCCCCGGGCTGCGGGGCGGGACCGCCGGGCCGCTGGACGGCCCCCGGCCGCCGGGGGAGCGCCGCACGGCCGGACCGGACGGCGCGGACGTGTGCGGAGACGGCCATGTCTGA
- a CDS encoding urease subunit gamma has protein sequence MRLSPHEQERLLIHVAADVAARRRARGVRLNHPEAVALITCHLLEGARDGRTVAELMDSGRRVLTRAEVMEGIPEMIHDVQVEATFPDGTKLVTVHDPIV, from the coding sequence ATGCGACTCTCCCCGCACGAGCAGGAAAGACTGCTGATCCATGTGGCCGCCGACGTCGCCGCCCGGCGGCGTGCCCGGGGGGTGCGGCTCAACCACCCCGAGGCGGTCGCCCTGATCACCTGTCACCTCCTCGAAGGCGCCCGCGACGGCCGGACCGTGGCCGAGCTGATGGATTCGGGTCGCCGGGTCCTCACCCGTGCCGAGGTGATGGAGGGCATCCCGGAGATGATCCACGACGTCCAGGTGGAGGCCACCTTCCCGGACGGCACCAAGCTGGTCACCGTCCATGACCCGATCGTCTGA
- a CDS encoding urease accessory protein UreF, whose product MTSHPSHPSTPCPAAPPPSGAGGARAALLILADGRFPAGGHAHSGGAEEAIASGRLRDTDDLAEFCRGRLHTAGLTAAGLAAAAADGWDLRELDEAADARTPSPALRAVARRLGRQLIRAARTVWPDPRLDALAAAAPRGAHQPVVLGLTARVAGLGPGDAAYCAGYETVGAPVSAAVRLLGLDPFAATAVLARLAPDLDRVAARATAAVREGGGPAALPAASAPLLDITAEQHAARPLRLFAS is encoded by the coding sequence ATGACCTCGCACCCCTCGCACCCCTCGACCCCTTGTCCCGCGGCGCCGCCGCCCTCCGGCGCGGGCGGGGCGCGCGCGGCGCTGCTGATCCTGGCCGACGGGCGGTTCCCCGCCGGAGGGCACGCGCACTCCGGCGGGGCCGAGGAGGCGATCGCGTCGGGGCGGCTCCGGGACACGGACGATCTCGCGGAGTTCTGCCGGGGGCGGCTCCACACCGCCGGGCTCACCGCCGCGGGGCTCGCCGCAGCCGCCGCCGACGGCTGGGACCTCCGGGAACTCGACGAGGCGGCCGACGCCCGGACGCCCTCGCCCGCGCTGCGGGCCGTCGCCCGCAGGCTCGGCCGGCAGCTCATCCGCGCGGCCCGGACGGTCTGGCCCGATCCCCGCCTCGACGCGCTCGCCGCCGCCGCGCCGCGCGGGGCGCATCAGCCCGTCGTCCTCGGACTGACCGCGCGCGTCGCCGGGCTCGGACCCGGGGACGCCGCGTACTGCGCCGGGTACGAGACGGTCGGCGCCCCCGTGAGCGCCGCCGTACGCCTGCTCGGCCTCGACCCCTTCGCCGCCACCGCCGTACTCGCCCGTCTCGCCCCCGACCTGGACCGCGTCGCCGCCCGCGCCACAGCCGCCGTACGGGAGGGCGGCGGCCCCGCCGCACTGCCCGCCGCGTCCGCGCCCCTGCTGGACATCACCGCCGAGCAGCACGCGGCCAGGCCGCTGCGGCTCTTCGCGTCCTGA
- a CDS encoding alpha/beta hydrolase — protein sequence MRRTAALGSAGTLIAGTLIAGALAAPAATAETRHGGWAEARGVQIAAERAAAKGVDWADCPADWGLAKPIQCGFVTVPLDYARPDGKQITLAVDRIGHTGTAGERQGALLYNPGGPGGSGLRFPTRVTNKNPLWANVAKAYDFVGFDPRGVGRSTPISCADPQEFVKAPKADPVPDSEADKRAQRKLAREYAEGCGERSGWMLSHMTTPNTARDLDVIRAALGESKLNFLGVSYGTYLGAVYATLFPGKVRRMVVDSVVNPSREKIWYEANLDQNVAFEMRWNDWKDWVARNHATYGIGDTPAKVEAEWQKLRAAAKKAPIGGVVGPAELGGFFQGAPYYDSSWAPVARVWRDYRAGNTQALVDAAGPDMSDIAGNIRSENGNAVYNAVECADAKWPTNWRTWDRDNTRLHRDYPFLTWSNAWLNLPCATWQGKQHTPVDVRSKKGLPGVLIVQAERDAATPVEGAYELQRRLKGSGLILEKDAGSHGVTGITNSCVNEKVDAYLLRGELDRRTVECAPHPVPKP from the coding sequence GTGAGACGCACAGCGGCGCTGGGCTCGGCCGGAACGCTGATAGCCGGAACGCTCATCGCGGGCGCGCTCGCGGCCCCGGCGGCCACCGCCGAGACCCGCCACGGCGGCTGGGCCGAGGCACGGGGCGTCCAGATCGCGGCCGAACGTGCCGCGGCGAAGGGCGTCGACTGGGCCGACTGCCCGGCCGACTGGGGCCTCGCCAAGCCGATCCAGTGCGGATTCGTGACCGTACCGCTCGACTACGCCCGCCCCGACGGCAAGCAGATCACCCTCGCGGTCGACCGTATCGGCCACACCGGCACCGCCGGTGAGCGCCAGGGCGCGCTGCTCTACAACCCCGGTGGCCCCGGCGGCTCCGGGCTGCGCTTCCCCACCCGGGTCACCAACAAGAACCCGCTCTGGGCGAACGTCGCCAAGGCATACGACTTCGTGGGCTTCGACCCGCGCGGAGTCGGCCGTTCCACCCCCATCTCCTGCGCGGACCCGCAGGAGTTCGTCAAGGCCCCGAAGGCCGACCCCGTCCCCGACAGCGAGGCGGACAAGCGCGCCCAGCGCAAGCTGGCCCGTGAGTACGCGGAGGGCTGCGGCGAGCGCAGCGGCTGGATGCTGTCGCACATGACCACCCCCAACACCGCCCGTGACCTCGATGTCATCCGGGCCGCGCTGGGCGAGAGCAAGCTCAACTTCCTGGGCGTCTCCTACGGCACCTACCTCGGCGCCGTGTACGCGACCCTCTTCCCCGGCAAGGTGCGCCGGATGGTCGTCGACAGCGTGGTCAACCCCTCGCGGGAGAAGATCTGGTACGAGGCCAACCTCGACCAGAACGTCGCCTTCGAGATGCGCTGGAACGACTGGAAGGACTGGGTCGCCCGGAACCACGCCACCTACGGCATCGGCGACACCCCCGCGAAGGTCGAGGCCGAGTGGCAGAAGCTGCGCGCCGCCGCCAAGAAGGCCCCCATCGGCGGGGTCGTCGGCCCGGCCGAGCTGGGTGGCTTCTTCCAGGGCGCCCCGTACTACGACTCCTCCTGGGCGCCGGTCGCCCGGGTCTGGCGCGACTACCGCGCCGGTAACACCCAGGCGCTGGTCGACGCCGCCGGTCCGGACATGAGCGACATCGCGGGCAACATCCGTTCCGAGAACGGCAACGCCGTCTACAACGCCGTCGAGTGCGCCGACGCCAAGTGGCCCACGAACTGGCGCACCTGGGACCGGGACAACACCCGGCTGCACCGTGACTACCCGTTTCTGACCTGGTCGAACGCCTGGCTCAACCTGCCCTGCGCCACCTGGCAGGGCAAGCAGCACACCCCGGTCGACGTCCGGTCGAAGAAGGGCCTGCCGGGCGTACTCATCGTCCAGGCCGAGCGGGACGCCGCGACCCCCGTCGAAGGCGCCTACGAACTCCAGCGGCGGCTCAAGGGCTCGGGCCTGATCCTGGAGAAGGACGCCGGTTCGCACGGAGTCACCGGAATCACCAACTCCTGTGTCAACGAGAAGGTGGACGCCTATCTCCTCCGCGGTGAGCTGGACCGCCGTACGGTGGAGTGCGCGCCGCACCCGGTGCCCAAGCCGTAG
- a CDS encoding C40 family peptidase produces MTAQNTVPFLMSRAGAVSALTLAAVGGSLLVPGGTAEAHAATAHATKALKVAASKKGAPYRYGATGPSRFDCSGLTLYSYKKAGKKLPRTAQQQFNKTKRVTASKRKAGDLVFFHSRGYVYHVGIYAGKGKIWHSPKRGSWVKLDKIWTKNVRYGRVG; encoded by the coding sequence ATGACTGCGCAGAACACTGTCCCGTTCCTGATGAGCCGCGCGGGGGCCGTCTCGGCCCTCACCCTCGCGGCGGTCGGCGGATCGCTCCTGGTGCCCGGAGGCACCGCGGAGGCACACGCCGCGACCGCCCACGCGACCAAGGCGCTCAAGGTGGCGGCCTCCAAGAAGGGCGCGCCCTACCGGTACGGCGCGACCGGGCCGAGCCGATTCGACTGCTCGGGGCTGACTCTCTACTCGTACAAGAAGGCCGGCAAGAAGCTGCCGCGGACCGCGCAGCAGCAGTTCAACAAGACCAAGCGGGTGACCGCGTCCAAGCGCAAGGCCGGGGACCTGGTCTTCTTCCACTCCCGCGGCTACGTCTACCACGTCGGGATCTACGCCGGTAAGGGAAAGATCTGGCACTCCCCGAAGAGGGGTTCCTGGGTGAAGCTGGACAAGATCTGGACCAAGAACGTCCGATACGGCCGCGTGGGGTGA
- a CDS encoding 8-amino-7-oxononanoate synthase, producing MTQDPFTRDPSAGEPSARDPFDWIEHEARRRRDAGLVRTLRPRTAGTGPLDLAGNDYLGLSRHPAVMEAAAGAARRWGAGATGSRLVTGSTALHAELERELAAFCGFESALVLSSGYAANLAAVTALAPRETLLVSDAANHASIVDGCRLARGRTEVVPHRDPGAVRAALAGHGAGRALVVSDAVFSVDGDAAPLSELAGVCRAHGAALLVDDAHGLGVLGAGGRGALHAAGLAGAPDVVATVTLSKALGSQGGAVLGPARVIDHLVNTARSFVFDTGLAPAATGAALAALRLLRERPGLAERVRTAALALYGGLTERGYAACRPDAAVVSVRAPSPTAAVEWAARCRAEGLAVGCFRPPSVPDGVSRLRLTARADLTERQIARAVATVDATAPGGARGTAAAAGAVSARTAVVPG from the coding sequence ATGACGCAGGACCCCTTCACCCGGGACCCCTCCGCCGGGGAGCCCTCCGCCCGGGACCCCTTCGACTGGATCGAGCACGAGGCCCGCCGCCGCCGGGACGCGGGTCTCGTCCGGACGCTGCGCCCCCGTACCGCCGGGACCGGGCCGCTGGATCTGGCGGGCAACGACTATCTGGGACTCTCCCGGCACCCCGCCGTCATGGAGGCGGCGGCCGGGGCGGCCCGCCGCTGGGGCGCGGGCGCCACCGGCTCCCGGCTGGTCACCGGAAGCACCGCGCTCCACGCCGAACTGGAGCGGGAACTCGCCGCGTTCTGCGGCTTCGAGTCCGCCCTCGTGCTGTCCTCCGGCTACGCGGCCAATCTCGCCGCGGTCACCGCGCTCGCCCCGCGGGAGACCCTCCTCGTCTCCGACGCGGCCAACCACGCGTCGATCGTGGACGGCTGCCGGCTCGCGCGCGGCCGGACGGAGGTCGTTCCGCACCGCGACCCGGGCGCCGTGCGCGCCGCGCTCGCCGGGCACGGTGCCGGGCGCGCGCTCGTGGTCAGCGACGCCGTCTTCTCGGTGGACGGGGACGCGGCCCCGCTGTCCGAACTGGCCGGGGTGTGCCGGGCCCACGGCGCCGCGCTGCTCGTGGACGACGCCCACGGGCTCGGCGTCCTCGGCGCGGGCGGCCGGGGGGCGCTGCACGCGGCGGGGCTCGCGGGCGCCCCGGACGTGGTCGCGACGGTGACGCTCTCCAAGGCCCTGGGCAGCCAGGGCGGCGCCGTCCTCGGGCCCGCCCGCGTCATCGACCATCTGGTGAACACGGCGCGCTCCTTCGTCTTCGACACGGGGCTGGCCCCGGCGGCCACCGGGGCCGCCCTCGCCGCGCTGCGGCTGCTGCGGGAGCGCCCCGGGCTCGCGGAGCGGGTGCGGACGGCCGCTCTGGCTCTGTACGGGGGGCTGACGGAACGGGGGTACGCGGCCTGCCGCCCCGATGCCGCCGTGGTGTCCGTACGGGCTCCGTCGCCCACGGCCGCCGTCGAGTGGGCCGCCCGCTGCCGTGCGGAGGGGCTCGCCGTGGGGTGCTTCCGTCCCCCGTCGGTGCCGGACGGCGTCTCCCGGCTGCGGCTGACGGCCCGTGCGGATCTGACCGAGCGGCAGATCGCCCGCGCGGTGGCCACGGTGGACGCGACCGCTCCGGGCGGGGCGCGGGGGACGGCCGCGGCTGCGGGGGCCGTGTCGGCCCGGACGGCCGTCGTCCCCGGCTGA
- a CDS encoding type II toxin-antitoxin system Phd/YefM family antitoxin, producing the protein MAYEIPVTQARAELAELINRVVYGGERVTVTRHGKPLVALVSAADLDRLEELDRQSARGHEGAGDPVVGSVSTLGAPTAAPAERGRFGLTAEYRGPEGRG; encoded by the coding sequence ATGGCGTATGAGATTCCGGTGACGCAGGCCAGGGCGGAGCTGGCGGAACTGATCAACCGTGTGGTCTACGGCGGCGAGCGGGTGACGGTGACCCGCCACGGCAAGCCGCTCGTGGCCCTGGTGTCCGCCGCCGACCTCGACCGGCTGGAGGAGCTGGACCGGCAGTCGGCGCGGGGCCACGAGGGCGCGGGCGACCCGGTGGTCGGCTCTGTCTCGACCCTGGGCGCCCCCACCGCCGCACCGGCAGAGCGGGGCCGTTTCGGTCTCACCGCCGAGTACCGCGGGCCGGAGGGCCGGGGCTGA